In the genome of Geotrypetes seraphini chromosome 14, aGeoSer1.1, whole genome shotgun sequence, one region contains:
- the ALDH1A3 gene encoding aldehyde dehydrogenase family 1 member A3, translated as MASANGGTPNGLSPLPHPIQNLDVKCSKIFINNEWHSSTSKKKFPTYNPATLQKICDVEEGDKPDVDQAVQAARAAFERGSPWRQVDATGRGRLLQKLADLIERERVTLATLESIDTGKPFLHAFLIDLEGCIKTLRYYAGWADKVQGKTIPVDDTCVCFTRHEPIGVCGAITPWNFPLLMLVWKLAPALCCGNTIVIKPAEQAPLTSLYIGSLIKEAGFPPGVVNIVPGYGPTAGAAMSSHPNIDKIAFTGSTEVGKLVQEAASKSNLKRVALELGGKNPCIVFADADLDLAVKCVHQGVFLNQGQCCTAASRIFVEEQIYQEFVKRSVEYAKKRLVGDPLDAKTEQGPQIDQEQFDKILALIESGKKEGARLECGGSAFKDRSLFLHPTVFSEVTDNMRIAKEEIFGPVQSIMKFKSTEEVIKRANNTDYGLTAAVFTKNLDTALTVASALQSGTVWVNCYNALLAQAPFGGFKMSGNGRELGEYALAEYTEVKTVTIQLCEKNH; from the exons ATGGCCAGTGCGAATGGGGGGACCCCAAATGGGCTTTCTCCCCTACCTCACCCCATCCAAAACCTGGATGTGAAGTGCAGCAAG ATCTTTATTAACAATGAATGGCACAGTTCCACCAGCAAGAAAAAGTTCCCAACCTACAACCCAGCGACGCTTCAGAAAATCTGTGATGTGGAAGAAGGTGACAAG CCTGATGTAGACCAAGCGGTGCAGGCGGCAAGAGCTGCATTTGAACGGGGATCTCCATGGAGACAAGTAGATGCTACCGGCAGAGGGAGACTGCTCCAGAAACTGGCAGACCTCATTGAGCGAGAGCGAGTCACCTTGGCG ACGCTGGAATCAATAGACACGGGGAAACCTTTTCTCCATGCCTTCCTGATTGACCTGGAGGGCTGTATAAAGACACTAAGATACTATGCTGGATGGGCAGATAAGGTCCAGGGCAAAACCATTCCTGTGG ATGACACGTGTGTCTGCTTTACTAGGCATGAGCCTATAGGTGTGTGTGGCGCCATCACCCCA TGGAATTTTCCATTGCTGATGCTCGTTTGGAAACTGGCTCCAGCCCTTTGCTGTGGGAACACCATAGTTATCAAACCAGCAGAACAGGCACCACTGACATCCCTCTACATTGGATCCTTAATCAAGGAG GCTGGCTTTCCTCCTGGTGTGGTGAATATTGTACCAGGATATGGACCTACTGCTGGTGCTGCCATGTCCAGTCATCCAAACATTGACAAGATCGCCTTTACAGGATCCACTGAG GTTGGAAAACTGGTCCAAGAGGCTGCCTCCAAGAGTAACCTAAAACGGGTGGCCCTGGAGCTCGGTGGCAAAAACCCTTGCATTGTGTTTGCTGATGCAGACT TGGATCTGGCAGTGAAGTGTGTCCATCAAGGCGTGTTCCTCAACCAGGGCCAGTGCTGCACGGCTGCCTCCCGGATCTTCGTGGAAGAGCAGATATACCAGGAGTTTGTCAAACGCAGTGTTGAGTACGCCAAGAAACGGCTGGTTGGGGACCCGCTGGATGCCAAAACTGAGCAAGGGCCACAG ATTGACCAAGAACAGTTTGATAAAATTTTGGCATTAATAGAGAGTGGGAAGAAAGAAGGTGCCAGACTGGAGTGTGGGGGTTCAGCTTTCAAGGATCGGAGTCTCTTTCTTCATCCCACCGTCTTCTCAGAGGTTACAGACAATATGCGCATTGCCAAGGAGGAG ATTTTTGGACCAGTACAATCCATAATGAAGTTTAAAAGCACTGAAGAAGTTATTAAAAGAGCCAACAACACAGACTACGGCCTCACAGCGGCAGTGTTCACCAAAAATCTGGACACAGCACTGACTGTTGCCTCTGCATTACAGTCTGGGACAGTCTG GGTGAATTGTTACAATGCTCTCCTTGCACAGGCGCCTTTCGGTGGTTTTAAAATGTCAGGGAATGGCCGAGAGCt AGGGGAATATGCCTTGGCAGAATATACAGAGGTCAAGACAGTCACCATCCAACTGTGCGAGAAGAATCACTGA